In the genome of Leeuwenhoekiella sp. MAR_2009_132, one region contains:
- a CDS encoding HYC_CC_PP family protein: MKKIFFKISTFSMALLVLLSTVSFTVDSHYCGDIFVDSSLFGHAQTCGMDVQQQSQSSECDISKKDCCSDEQVIVEGQDTLKTSFDKLDKDQQLFVAAFIHTYIHLFFESQEDLNSYRDYTPPPLVRDIQVLDQTFLI, from the coding sequence ATGAAGAAAATCTTTTTTAAAATATCAACATTCTCTATGGCACTGTTAGTGTTGTTGTCAACCGTATCATTTACGGTAGATAGTCATTATTGTGGAGATATTTTTGTGGACTCTTCATTATTTGGTCACGCTCAAACTTGCGGTATGGATGTTCAACAGCAATCGCAGTCATCAGAGTGTGATATTTCTAAAAAAGATTGCTGTAGTGATGAACAAGTGATTGTTGAAGGGCAAGATACTTTAAAAACATCGTTCGACAAATTAGATAAAGACCAACAACTATTTGTTGCTGCTTTTATCCATACCTATATACACTTATTTTTCGAATCTCAAGAAGATTTAAATTCATACAGAGATTATACGCCTCCTCCCTTGGTCAGGGATATTCAAGTTTTAGACCAGACTTTCCTTATTTGA
- a CDS encoding DUF4856 domain-containing protein, with the protein MIGSLIFASCSSDDEPITETSNIEVPSNYTFERDGQSTLDFSGQTTRILMAEEILNSFTDFENTTVISLQAMYAHQEGDLDFSDAALNASDKNVRSKTAASQDYFSANTTEAAAIRNLFDSYISGQVNEVFPNKDVLAVAGSAGQLADGTKTRYVNAKGLVYNQMFAKSLIGALMADQMLNNYLSIAVLDADNKVADNDNGITEDGETFTTMEHNWDEAYGYLYGTSVDAANPNVTIGGDDSFLNDYLGTVNADPDFSTIAADIFDAFKLGRAAIVAKDYTVRDTQAAIIRQKISEVIAIRAVYYLQQGKNLLANGDFGAAFQNLSEGYGFVFSLRFTRNQSTDTSFFSKSEVDGFTSALLADGPNGFWDLEPSTLDSITEAIAAKFDFTVEQAASAN; encoded by the coding sequence ATTATAGGAAGCCTTATTTTTGCTTCGTGCTCTTCTGATGATGAGCCGATTACTGAAACCTCAAACATTGAGGTGCCTTCAAACTACACCTTCGAAAGAGATGGACAATCCACATTGGATTTTAGTGGCCAGACCACCCGAATTTTAATGGCTGAAGAAATCCTTAATTCCTTTACAGATTTCGAAAACACGACTGTGATATCCTTGCAGGCAATGTATGCACATCAGGAAGGGGACCTAGATTTTTCAGACGCTGCCTTAAATGCGTCAGATAAAAACGTACGCAGTAAAACGGCTGCGTCCCAAGATTATTTTAGCGCAAACACCACAGAAGCGGCAGCTATAAGAAACCTATTCGATAGCTATATTTCCGGTCAGGTCAATGAGGTATTCCCTAACAAGGATGTCCTAGCAGTCGCTGGCAGTGCCGGTCAACTTGCCGATGGGACAAAAACCCGGTATGTTAACGCTAAAGGACTTGTGTACAACCAAATGTTTGCAAAAAGCCTTATTGGGGCGCTGATGGCAGATCAGATGCTTAACAACTATCTCAGCATAGCTGTTCTTGATGCGGATAATAAAGTTGCGGACAACGACAATGGGATTACAGAAGATGGAGAGACCTTTACCACGATGGAACATAATTGGGACGAGGCCTATGGATACCTCTACGGAACATCCGTTGATGCAGCCAACCCGAATGTAACCATTGGGGGCGATGATAGTTTTTTGAATGATTATTTGGGCACAGTAAACGCAGACCCGGATTTTTCTACCATTGCTGCCGATATTTTTGATGCATTCAAATTGGGTCGTGCCGCGATAGTGGCAAAAGATTATACAGTACGGGATACCCAGGCTGCCATTATACGTCAAAAAATATCCGAGGTAATTGCCATACGTGCGGTATACTATTTACAACAAGGAAAAAATTTGCTTGCAAACGGTGATTTTGGCGCCGCATTCCAAAACCTTTCTGAGGGTTATGGGTTTGTTTTTAGCTTGCGTTTTACTAGAAACCAGAGTACAGATACTTCCTTCTTTAGCAAAAGCGAAGTTGATGGTTTTACATCTGCTCTCTTGGCGGATGGACCCAATGGTTTTTGGGACCTTGAACCTTCAACACTGGACAGTATTACGGAAGCTATTGCCGCTAAATTTGACTTCACGGTCGAGCAAGCTGCCAGCGCAAATTAA
- a CDS encoding imelysin family protein, which produces MKHWKLWSFISIGLLIVACSKDNGNENLPPANNNFDRGAMLVNWADNIIVPAYTSFKTEAENLNTAATVFANEPTEANLQDLRASWAASYIAFQKVSMFEIGKAEEVRYRNRLNIYPSDTQRIENFIETGSYDLALPSTIDVQGFPAIDYLINGLGATDTEIVSFYTVNGNAQGYKNYLGTLTETILQLTTTLSVFPLPAEPIMDAPRLMLSSLKFPFVVAKLT; this is translated from the coding sequence ATGAAACACTGGAAACTTTGGAGTTTTATTAGTATCGGACTGCTGATTGTAGCGTGTTCAAAAGATAATGGGAACGAAAACTTGCCACCGGCTAACAATAATTTTGATCGTGGCGCAATGCTTGTAAATTGGGCAGATAATATCATTGTCCCTGCATATACTTCTTTTAAAACAGAGGCCGAAAACCTGAACACTGCTGCAACGGTCTTTGCAAATGAGCCTACAGAGGCAAACCTTCAGGATTTGCGAGCTTCGTGGGCCGCATCCTATATTGCCTTTCAAAAGGTCTCTATGTTTGAAATTGGCAAAGCCGAAGAAGTAAGGTACAGGAACCGACTGAATATTTACCCCTCTGACACCCAAAGAATAGAAAATTTTATAGAAACTGGCAGTTATGACTTGGCTTTGCCATCTACAATAGATGTACAAGGTTTCCCTGCTATAGATTATCTGATCAACGGCCTTGGCGCAACAGATACCGAAATTGTAAGCTTCTATACCGTCAACGGCAATGCCCAGGGATATAAAAATTATCTCGGCACCCTTACGGAAACTATCCTGCAATTGACCACAACACTCTCGGTCTTTCCACTTCCGGCAGAACCTATTATGGATGCACCTCGTTTGATGTTATCCAGTTTAAAATTTCCTTTCGTGGTGGCAAAATTGACTTGA
- the mobB gene encoding MobB family relaxase, translated as MYITITPQKMGSNYSKSSADFVGYLEKENQGLEQQDMEHFFNQYGDEISAEEVVKEIDGNTAKLEKHEPRFYSITVSPSKYELKRLQNHSEDLQKYTRETMKDYVASFNREINGRPITIDDIKYYAKIEHQRAFKGTDFQIKENQPYATKILQLKTEIRNVQDGRAEGNVKKLEKEIGKLEREAPHQQNGKRIVQGMPKAGNQSHIHIIVSRKDASNKFSLSPGSKYKASDVELNGKTVKRGFDRDGFFEKAEKTFDKSFGYQRNFAETYKARKDFNKNPKIYFASLMKLPTNEKAIAFKLMRESNIPIMPSIPVTQAQLAMKIFNRLRRGAEVAIKSSSIGI; from the coding sequence ATGTACATAACAATAACACCTCAAAAAATGGGAAGCAATTATTCTAAAAGTTCGGCTGATTTTGTGGGTTATCTGGAGAAGGAAAACCAAGGACTGGAACAGCAGGATATGGAACATTTTTTTAACCAATACGGCGACGAGATTTCAGCAGAGGAAGTGGTCAAGGAAATTGATGGCAATACGGCAAAACTCGAAAAGCACGAACCACGGTTTTATTCCATTACCGTAAGCCCATCTAAATACGAACTGAAACGGTTGCAGAACCATAGTGAGGATTTGCAAAAATACACCCGTGAGACTATGAAGGATTATGTGGCTTCATTTAATCGCGAAATCAATGGGCGACCCATTACAATCGATGATATAAAATACTATGCTAAAATTGAACACCAAAGAGCCTTTAAAGGAACGGACTTTCAGATAAAAGAAAACCAACCGTATGCCACAAAAATACTTCAACTAAAAACTGAAATCCGAAATGTGCAAGATGGACGAGCAGAAGGGAATGTGAAAAAATTGGAAAAAGAAATAGGGAAACTCGAAAGAGAAGCCCCACACCAACAGAACGGAAAACGAATCGTACAAGGAATGCCAAAAGCAGGAAACCAAAGTCATATCCATATTATTGTGAGCCGTAAGGATGCTTCCAATAAATTCTCTTTGTCCCCAGGAAGTAAATACAAAGCTTCTGATGTTGAATTAAATGGTAAAACGGTAAAACGGGGATTTGATAGGGATGGGTTTTTTGAGAAAGCGGAAAAGACTTTTGACAAGTCTTTTGGCTATCAAAGGAACTTTGCTGAAACTTATAAAGCAAGAAAGGATTTCAACAAGAATCCGAAAATCTATTTTGCTTCACTAATGAAACTGCCCACCAATGAAAAAGCGATTGCGTTCAAATTAATGCGTGAAAGTAATATTCCAATAATGCCGAGTATTCCGGTCACGCAAGCACAATTGGCAATGAAAATTTTTAATAGGCTACGACGTGGTGCGGAAGTGGCCATTAAATCGAGTTCCATCGGAATCTAA
- a CDS encoding BfmA/BtgA family mobilization protein, with translation MDSFITIRFKRKTAKRFQEFSKKHFKTHTETMEAILDFFFYNEISPKEKLGPTGRTIEAKLLKRINAVIAIMRDVEKTQTKPTVAMIQSLFETEQPSKKPLIVEKKYAEEKKKVRFREKQNLNNDL, from the coding sequence ATGGATTCATTCATCACCATCAGGTTCAAAAGGAAAACTGCCAAACGTTTTCAGGAATTTTCAAAAAAGCACTTCAAGACACATACGGAAACGATGGAAGCCATTCTTGATTTTTTCTTCTACAATGAGATATCTCCAAAAGAAAAATTAGGTCCGACAGGACGAACCATCGAAGCCAAGTTACTGAAAAGAATCAATGCAGTAATCGCTATAATGAGGGATGTTGAAAAGACCCAAACCAAGCCTACAGTTGCAATGATTCAATCCCTTTTTGAGACAGAACAGCCAAGCAAAAAACCTTTGATAGTGGAAAAGAAATATGCCGAAGAAAAAAAGAAAGTACGCTTTCGCGAAAAGCAAAATCTTAATAACGACCTCTAA
- a CDS encoding DUF6876 family protein produces the protein MKAQVNEIKEGLQHFHGTEMFYQIPLLRTRFTDGLKYLANVADCFWLITDTSVIAKSLMNRSEFVTIDFKRLPEDKQDFTGYEAEIIYSDGNNNILEKHGYRVTDFPLDELRLFFVNDTLMLPSEY, from the coding sequence ATGAAAGCACAAGTTAACGAAATCAAAGAAGGATTGCAACATTTTCACGGAACGGAAATGTTCTACCAAATCCCATTATTAAGAACACGTTTTACAGACGGACTAAAATATCTTGCCAATGTAGCAGATTGTTTTTGGCTCATTACGGACACTTCCGTAATTGCAAAAAGTCTAATGAACCGAAGCGAATTTGTAACCATAGACTTCAAAAGATTGCCCGAAGATAAGCAGGATTTTACAGGCTATGAAGCAGAGATAATATACAGCGATGGCAACAACAATATTTTGGAAAAACACGGTTATCGGGTAACTGATTTTCCGCTCGATGAACTGCGGTTATTTTTTGTAAATGATACGTTGATGTTACCAAGCGAATACTAA
- a CDS encoding single-stranded DNA-binding protein — MKTIKNHVQLIGNIGQDPQVTNLENGKIVAQFSMATNENYKDAKGEKQSETHWHSVVAWGKLATIIEKYAVVGKQIAIEGKLAQRSYETKEGEKRYYTEVVAREILLLGSKMVSNHKN; from the coding sequence ATGAAAACTATTAAAAATCACGTTCAGTTAATCGGGAACATTGGGCAAGACCCACAGGTTACAAATCTTGAAAATGGAAAAATTGTGGCGCAGTTCTCAATGGCTACAAATGAAAATTACAAGGATGCAAAAGGCGAAAAACAATCTGAAACCCATTGGCATAGTGTTGTGGCTTGGGGAAAACTCGCTACAATTATTGAAAAATATGCAGTAGTAGGAAAACAAATTGCTATTGAAGGCAAATTGGCACAACGCTCTTATGAAACCAAGGAAGGCGAAAAACGATACTATACCGAAGTTGTAGCAAGGGAAATTCTTTTGCTCGGGTCTAAAATGGTAAGTAACCATAAAAATTAA
- a CDS encoding single-stranded DNA-binding protein, producing MSTLKNHVQLIGNVGQEPTITNLESGKKVARFSLATNEYYKDAKGEKQTETNWHTVVAWGKTAEIIEKFVGKGKEVGVTGKLKSRSYEDKEGIKRYVTEIEANEILLLGSKNDK from the coding sequence ATGAGTACTTTAAAAAATCACGTACAGTTAATCGGAAACGTTGGACAAGAGCCAACCATTACAAACCTTGAAAGCGGTAAAAAAGTAGCCCGTTTTTCACTCGCAACTAACGAGTATTACAAGGATGCCAAAGGCGAAAAACAAACAGAAACCAATTGGCATACCGTTGTGGCTTGGGGCAAGACTGCCGAAATTATCGAAAAATTTGTAGGTAAAGGCAAGGAAGTAGGTGTTACGGGAAAATTGAAATCCCGAAGCTACGAGGACAAAGAGGGTATCAAACGATATGTTACCGAAATCGAAGCAAATGAAATCCTTTTGCTTGGAAGCAAGAATGATAAGTAA
- a CDS encoding P-loop NTPase fold protein, with protein MQTAHIEEIFKEYLRKEATQYALLINGTWGSGKTFFWKTTLHAMVKKQELKPLYISLNGLKTVEQLQQQLMIKLIPFFGKPENKALKNIARLTGNIGNTVTKFFKVDFSNILSGVTLDGLKFNDKVICFDDLERCQIPIKELFGFINDFVEHKNLKCLILADAIKIDDNANYLKIKEKVIGRELNYEPELEKVLPTLYKTYTIEDEYFTFLKENKDYIYGIFFEYEEYNLRIISFFLDSLFKIYGSLKDVASEFQEEVILFTALISIEFKRGHLKSDESNDFNGLENTSYFWYQNRGKSVPMNSFFPEDKKEPEIEPTYAEKFYLKYVESRINEFQFYGSIYTYILSGYLDIKNLKDELEKRKPEEHPEEVLEFMRLVTYDFRSIDGNEFEKLVANVLQNAEKGLYSIYDYDRLSNFYHFFSQNGLIAKTSQEIDNILSKGLDLASKRKEINDRVFENLAHFAVSIPEMQPIRDKIIAVHKVIREESEASESNILMELLENEHIENLNQLFEAKKYSKDFLKYINGEQLFIVLTSVSNGTLVHFTKAMQERYKSSSLKHMFPDDFDSLNHLKVSIDNLILKDEELDKLRIFNWKELLEILDRACKLLATEDE; from the coding sequence ATGCAAACAGCACATATTGAAGAGATTTTTAAAGAATATTTAAGGAAAGAAGCAACACAATACGCTTTACTTATTAATGGTACTTGGGGAAGTGGCAAGACATTTTTTTGGAAAACAACGCTGCACGCAATGGTAAAAAAACAAGAGCTAAAGCCATTATATATTTCGTTGAATGGATTGAAAACCGTAGAGCAGTTGCAACAGCAATTGATGATTAAATTAATTCCCTTTTTTGGAAAGCCTGAAAATAAAGCTTTAAAAAATATAGCAAGACTAACAGGTAACATAGGGAATACCGTAACCAAGTTTTTCAAGGTTGACTTCAGTAATATTTTGAGTGGTGTAACTTTGGATGGCTTAAAATTTAATGATAAAGTTATTTGTTTTGATGACCTTGAAAGATGCCAAATACCTATAAAAGAATTATTCGGCTTTATTAATGACTTCGTAGAGCACAAAAACTTGAAATGTCTAATCTTGGCTGATGCAATTAAAATTGATGACAATGCCAATTATTTAAAGATAAAAGAAAAAGTTATAGGCAGAGAACTTAATTATGAACCTGAACTGGAAAAAGTCCTTCCGACTCTCTATAAAACATATACTATCGAAGATGAGTATTTTACATTTTTAAAGGAAAATAAAGACTATATCTACGGGATATTTTTTGAATATGAAGAATATAATTTGAGAATCATATCGTTCTTTTTAGATAGTCTTTTTAAAATTTACGGAAGTCTGAAAGATGTAGCTTCGGAATTTCAAGAAGAGGTTATTCTGTTTACAGCTCTTATTTCAATTGAGTTCAAGAGAGGTCATTTGAAATCTGATGAGAGTAATGATTTCAACGGACTGGAAAATACATCTTATTTTTGGTATCAAAATAGAGGTAAAAGTGTTCCAATGAATAGCTTCTTTCCAGAAGATAAAAAAGAACCGGAGATAGAGCCAACCTATGCTGAAAAATTCTATTTGAAGTATGTGGAAAGTAGAATCAACGAGTTTCAATTTTACGGAAGCATTTACACTTATATCCTTTCAGGGTATCTTGATATTAAAAATTTAAAAGATGAACTGGAAAAAAGAAAGCCCGAAGAACATCCCGAAGAAGTATTGGAATTTATGAGACTCGTTACTTATGATTTTAGGTCTATTGATGGAAATGAATTTGAAAAATTAGTAGCAAACGTATTACAGAATGCTGAAAAGGGTCTTTATTCTATATATGATTATGATAGGCTCTCAAATTTTTATCATTTTTTTTCACAGAATGGATTAATTGCAAAAACATCGCAAGAAATCGACAATATACTTTCAAAAGGCTTGGATTTAGCTTCAAAGCGCAAGGAAATCAACGATAGAGTTTTTGAAAATTTAGCCCATTTTGCTGTTAGTATACCTGAAATGCAACCAATACGAGACAAAATTATTGCTGTGCATAAAGTCATTAGAGAGGAATCCGAAGCTTCAGAAAGCAATATATTGATGGAATTACTCGAAAATGAACATATTGAAAATTTAAACCAACTGTTTGAGGCAAAGAAATATTCTAAAGATTTTTTAAAGTATATAAATGGGGAACAACTCTTTATCGTTTTAACTTCAGTTAGTAATGGCACATTAGTACACTTTACCAAAGCAATGCAAGAGCGCTATAAGAGTTCGAGTTTAAAACATATGTTTCCAGATGATTTTGACAGTTTAAATCATTTGAAGGTATCAATCGATAATTTAATACTTAAAGACGAAGAACTTGATAAATTGAGAATATTTAATTGGAAAGAATTATTAGAAATCCTTGATAGAGCCTGTAAATTATTAGCAACCGAAGATGAATAG
- a CDS encoding nucleotidyl transferase AbiEii/AbiGii toxin family protein — protein sequence MIENKSFTKEWLDIFRSKKEHKGINVTILEKMVHAFSLLEHLKIEGLDFVFKGGTSLVLLLEEGNRFSIDIDIISSVKRDPLKKILDAVVANSHFKSHILNERRSYKEGVPKAHYTFEFDSVYNPNVSGTILLDILFDSPHYPELIESAIEVSWLSVAGTTTTITTPSVNSICGDKLTAFAPETIGIPYYKGDQLFTMEICKQLFDLGKLFENITDMSIVKASFSAFSKAELSYRSSDKDFGKRNLKETDVLWDSINTCAIIAKRERNPTKETKKKFDELNRGIRSFGSAFLMTGNFRIEEALAASARVAYLNTLLLQPEITEIEYYEGQGISELTIENVEWAYLNKLKRQPDKSIFYYWYKAVELLPV from the coding sequence ATGATTGAAAACAAAAGCTTCACAAAAGAGTGGCTGGATATTTTTCGGTCAAAAAAAGAACATAAAGGCATTAATGTGACCATTTTGGAAAAAATGGTTCACGCATTCTCTTTATTAGAACATCTAAAGATAGAAGGACTTGATTTTGTTTTTAAAGGCGGCACATCGCTCGTACTCTTACTTGAAGAAGGCAATCGGTTTTCAATCGACATTGATATCATTTCAAGTGTAAAACGCGACCCATTGAAAAAAATTCTCGATGCGGTTGTTGCCAACTCACATTTTAAAAGCCACATCTTGAATGAGCGTCGAAGTTATAAAGAAGGTGTTCCAAAGGCACATTATACTTTTGAATTTGACTCGGTTTACAACCCGAATGTTTCAGGAACAATTCTGCTGGACATTCTTTTTGACAGTCCGCATTATCCAGAACTTATAGAATCTGCCATAGAAGTATCTTGGCTTTCGGTCGCTGGAACTACAACGACGATTACAACACCATCGGTAAATTCCATCTGTGGCGATAAGCTTACTGCTTTTGCGCCAGAGACCATTGGTATTCCATATTATAAGGGCGACCAGTTATTTACAATGGAAATCTGTAAGCAATTGTTCGATTTAGGGAAGTTGTTTGAAAACATTACAGATATGTCTATTGTTAAGGCAAGTTTTTCCGCTTTCTCGAAAGCGGAACTATCCTATCGTAGTTCCGATAAAGATTTCGGCAAAAGAAACCTCAAAGAAACAGATGTTCTTTGGGATTCCATAAACACCTGTGCCATCATCGCCAAAAGGGAACGCAATCCAACCAAGGAAACAAAAAAGAAGTTTGACGAATTAAACCGTGGCATACGCAGTTTTGGAAGTGCGTTTTTGATGACAGGAAATTTCAGGATAGAGGAAGCTCTTGCAGCTTCGGCCAGAGTAGCCTATTTGAATACACTTTTATTGCAACCCGAAATTACTGAAATTGAATATTACGAAGGACAAGGTATAAGCGAACTTACTATTGAAAATGTAGAATGGGCATACTTGAACAAATTGAAACGCCAGCCGGATAAGTCTATATTTTATTACTGGTACAAGGCAGTGGAATTGTTACCAGTTTAA
- a CDS encoding DUF6577 family protein produces MPKIIENKLIEAFKERSSFDRDELFQFYLDFEPDLKESTFSWRIYDLKKKDIIKTIGRGLYVISYKPKYRPVLSDSVLKIASKTNERFEEIQYAIWENQWLNEFTQHQVSNQMIVVEVEKEFTESLYYYLNDSLKMDFFLNPDDKEIEFYISESAVPVVIKRLVTRAPISKLKDKKNVVPVATLEKIMVDLFADENLYHFYQGSELINIYEKILERYSINFTKFFSYAKRRKKEQEIKQFMNNHIPNILEDIIND; encoded by the coding sequence ATGCCAAAAATTATAGAAAACAAGCTTATAGAAGCGTTTAAGGAGCGAAGTTCTTTTGACAGGGACGAGCTATTTCAGTTCTATTTGGACTTTGAACCAGATTTGAAGGAAAGTACATTTAGTTGGCGCATTTACGACCTGAAGAAAAAAGACATCATCAAAACTATTGGTCGTGGATTGTATGTTATATCCTATAAACCCAAGTATAGACCAGTACTGTCTGATAGTGTTCTAAAAATAGCAAGTAAGACCAATGAACGATTTGAGGAAATCCAATATGCTATATGGGAAAACCAATGGCTCAATGAATTTACGCAGCATCAAGTATCCAATCAAATGATTGTAGTAGAAGTGGAAAAGGAATTTACAGAATCACTATACTATTATCTAAATGATTCCTTGAAAATGGATTTTTTCTTGAATCCCGATGACAAGGAAATTGAATTCTACATTTCCGAGAGTGCTGTTCCCGTGGTCATAAAACGTCTCGTCACCAGAGCACCGATAAGTAAATTGAAAGACAAAAAAAATGTAGTTCCAGTTGCAACGCTTGAAAAAATAATGGTGGACTTGTTTGCCGATGAAAACCTGTACCATTTTTACCAAGGCTCTGAACTCATAAATATTTATGAAAAAATACTTGAGCGATACAGTATTAATTTCACAAAGTTCTTTAGCTATGCGAAAAGACGAAAGAAAGAACAGGAAATCAAGCAATTTATGAATAACCACATACCGAATATTTTAGAGGACATAATCAATGATTGA
- a CDS encoding (2Fe-2S) ferredoxin domain-containing protein, which yields MAESKNNKSVIYRCDGVKCRKKKGKLLDYYIKKYKLKDKIEVDDMDCNNKCEQAPVMHLHPEDIWFSEKDLGTIVKRHILNK from the coding sequence ATGGCAGAATCTAAAAATAATAAGTCAGTAATTTATCGATGCGACGGCGTAAAATGCCGAAAGAAAAAGGGAAAGCTTTTAGATTATTATATTAAGAAATATAAACTAAAAGATAAAATAGAAGTCGACGATATGGACTGCAACAACAAGTGCGAACAAGCACCCGTTATGCACCTTCATCCAGAGGATATATGGTTTTCGGAGAAAGATTTAGGAACAATCGTTAAAAGACATATTTTAAATAAATAA
- a CDS encoding MFS transporter: MKLSKLLEPFQALRNRLFAKLYLAQTISLLGDAFTWVGLALLAYQFGEERAAVILATALTLRVTAFIIFSPFAGVLADRISRKKILYTTHFVRMVIVGCLPFVTEEWQIYVLIFLMNVFNAFFSPTYRAIIPQIVDKSIYRQAIGLSAATYQLLGVLGPGLAGILAIWLGAREIFFVDAATFVIAGILLLSLPKSKLDVVPDEIEGKIKPTTWQDVLKGIKLLFSNQYVRFALFIEFVSAIAGALILVNTIVLVKGGLELTDKDYGIIMAAFAIGAMVAAFVSGAIDKSKSRRISLIIGALILGVAISFANYLDFSMLFIVWIIAGLGQSLAEIPSETLIGETVPVEEQGKVYGSHFAFSHLWWAFAYPLAGFLGTTYPNQSFLYGGIITLVLLVLVVIFLRPKKIKLKK; encoded by the coding sequence ATGAAACTGTCAAAACTATTAGAACCATTCCAAGCTTTACGTAATCGTTTATTCGCAAAACTTTATTTGGCACAGACCATAAGTTTATTGGGCGATGCCTTTACGTGGGTCGGGTTGGCTCTTTTGGCATATCAGTTCGGCGAAGAAAGGGCTGCGGTCATATTGGCAACAGCTCTTACTTTACGAGTTACTGCATTCATTATATTTTCGCCTTTTGCAGGCGTATTAGCAGATAGGATTAGCCGAAAGAAAATACTATACACCACACATTTTGTAAGAATGGTTATAGTTGGCTGTTTGCCTTTTGTAACTGAAGAATGGCAAATTTATGTTCTCATTTTTCTTATGAATGTTTTCAACGCATTTTTTAGTCCGACCTATCGAGCTATTATTCCGCAGATTGTAGATAAATCCATATACCGTCAAGCCATAGGTTTATCAGCAGCCACGTATCAGCTTTTAGGAGTTTTGGGGCCAGGCTTGGCAGGAATTTTAGCCATCTGGTTGGGTGCAAGGGAAATATTTTTTGTCGATGCTGCTACTTTTGTGATAGCAGGTATTTTATTGTTAAGCCTTCCGAAAAGTAAGTTGGATGTAGTCCCAGACGAAATCGAGGGTAAAATAAAGCCAACCACTTGGCAAGATGTTTTAAAAGGCATTAAATTACTATTTTCCAATCAATACGTGCGCTTTGCATTATTCATTGAATTTGTATCTGCGATTGCGGGCGCACTTATTTTGGTAAACACCATCGTATTGGTCAAAGGTGGATTGGAACTTACAGATAAGGACTATGGAATCATAATGGCAGCTTTCGCTATTGGCGCAATGGTAGCAGCCTTTGTTTCTGGAGCAATTGATAAATCCAAATCAAGACGTATCTCTCTTATTATTGGAGCTCTGATATTAGGGGTGGCCATAAGTTTTGCCAATTATCTCGATTTTTCAATGCTATTCATTGTATGGATTATTGCGGGACTTGGTCAAAGCCTTGCGGAGATTCCATCCGAAACACTTATCGGAGAAACAGTTCCAGTTGAAGAACAAGGTAAAGTGTATGGTTCTCATTTTGCATTTTCACATCTCTGGTGGGCATTTGCATATCCATTGGCAGGTTTTTTGGGAACTACATATCCCAATCAAAGTTTTTTATATGGTGGTATTATAACATTAGTATTATTAGTGCTGGTGGTTATTTTTTTAAGACCAAAAAAAATTAAGCTCAAAAAATAG